ACACTCCAGAAACCCTATGACGTTCGTCCGGCCCTCGCCCACGACATGGAGGTGCTGCGCTCCCTCCTCATGGAGCGCTACGGCACCGACCGCCTGCCGCAGATCGTCCTCTTCAACAAGATCGGCGGTGTCGACCGCACGGAGAATATCATTGCCAACGGGGTTCTGTTTGGCCGCCTCGCCTACAACCCGCCAACCGCCTCCTATTCCCTTGACCTGACCCTCGATGCACTGACCACCCTCCTCCCCTCTATCACGCGAGGGATCGTGGAGATCGACGCCCCCGACGACCGGCGCCGGATCGGCGGCAAAAAACTGGCGGTCAGCACCGACCTCTCCGACGGTCCGGTGGTCGTCAGGATGGGCGACCTCCACGGCACCGGGACACTCCGGGACGGGGCGGTCAGGGTCAGGCAGGTCGGGGCGGTCACGCCGCGGACCCTCCCCGACCCCCCGTGGGGGGAGGCGATCCGGGTGAATGTGCCTGCCCTGAAGAACATGGAGAGGACCGCCGTCCGTTTCATCAGGCAGCACATGCACGACCGCCCGCGCGCCAACATCTCCTTTTCAGGCGGAAAGGACAGCACCGTCGTCTGGGAGCTGGCACGCCGCGCCGGCATCAAGGAGGCCTATTTCGTGAACACCGGCATGGAGTTTCCCGAAACCGTGGAATTTGTGAAGGAGTGCGGGATCGAGACACACCTCCGCGCCGGTGACTTCTGGCACGACGTAAAAAAATACGGGCTGCCGAGAAAGGACGACCGCTGGTGCTGCGAACGGCTGAAGCTCACGCCGGTCAAGGAATGGTGCGAGCGAGAGGGTGCCTGTGTCACGGTGCAGGGCAACCGCTGGTATGAGTCCTTTGTCAGGTCGACCCTCCCTCCGGTCGTCGAAAACCCGTTCAATCCCCTCCAGCTGAATATCTCTCCGATCCGGAACTGGCGGGCACTGGAGGTCTTCCTCTACATCTGGTGGCGAAAGGTGCCCTGCAACCCCCTCTATGAGATGGGGTTCGAACGGGTGGGGTGCTGGAACTGCCCGGCCATGCTCGGGAGCGAGGAGGCGCGTACCCGGGAGATCCACCCCGACCTCGCCGCCCGCTGGGAGCATTATCTGGGGGAATGGGCCAGAAAAGAACGGGTGAGCGACCGGTTTATCGAACTCGGCCTCTGGCGCTGGAAGGAGCTCCCGCCGAAGATGCGGGAACTGGCGGCACAGGAAGGGATCAGCATCCCGAAAAAACGGCGGAGTGGCTGAATAACACCATATTTTGACCTGATCTCTAATTGAGTGCCATATTGTGCCCCTTCCGCCTGCGCCATGCGCAACATATATATAGAACTACATTGCAATTGATATTGTAACACATATTTGCGAGGATATGCATGACGGCGGAAGAAGAAAAGGTGGTGCCGGGACATGAACCGGCCTCAGATCAACCCGGTCCGGATCAGGACGTGCCCCAGGACACCGTCGACAATCTCAAAAAAGAGAACGAGGACCTGAAAATGGCCAATGCAGACCTGAACGAACGGTATCTCCGCCTTGCAGCCGATTTTGAAAATTTCAGAAAACGCACCGACCGGCAGATCGCAGAGATCAGGGAATTTGCCCTCCAGGCGTTCGCTGCCGATCTGCTGGAGGTCGCCGACAACTTCGAGCGGGCCCTGCAGGCAGATGATGCCTCGCTCCGGGAAGGACTCGAGAGCATCCAGAAACAGTTCATCGGGATCCTGGAACGAAACGGCATAACCCCACTGGACTGCCTCGACTGCGAGTTCAACCCTGAGGAGCACGAGGCGATGGTCTGTGTGCCGTCCGACAAACCCGAAGGTACAGTTGTTGAAGAATTCATCCGCGGCTACTGCATGCACGACAGGGTCATCAGGCATGCAAAAGTTGCCGTTTCAAAAAACAAGGAACAGGAGGAATAACACCATGGCATCACAGAAGGTACTTGGTATTGATCTCGGGACGACGAACTCATGCATGGCCATCATCGAGGGCGGAAAATCCACCGTCATCGCCAATGCAGAGGGAGGGCGGACCACCCCCTCGATCGTCGCCTTCAGCAAGGACGGGGAGCGTCTGGTCGGCAACGTCGCAAAGCGGCAGGCGATCACCAACCCGAAACGGACGATCATCTCGATCAAGCGGAAGATGGGCACGAGCGAGACCGTCGACATCGACGACAAAAAATACAGCCCACAGGAGATCTCGGCGATGATCCTCCAGAAGATGAAGCTCGACGCCGAGGCATACCTGGGCGAGAAGATCGAGAAGGCCGTCATCACCGTTCCGGCCTACTTCAACGACGCCCAGCGCCAGGCCACCAAGGACGCCGGCAAGATTGCCGGGCTTGAGGTAATGCGGATCATCAACGAACCCACCGCCTCGGCCCTGGCCTACGGCATCGACAAAGAGGAGGCGGCCACCGTTCTCGTCTACGACCTTGGCGGCGGCACCTTCGACGTATCCATCCTCGAACTCGGCGACGGCGTCTTCGAGGTCAAGTCCACCGCCGGCAACAACCATCTCGGCGGCGACGACTTCGACCAGCGCGTCATGGACTGGATCGTGGCGGAGTTCAAGGCAAAGGAGGGCATCGACCTCGCAAAGGACCCGATGGCAATGCAGCGTATCCGCGACGCCGCTGAAAACGCCAAAAAGGAACTCTCGACCACCCAGAAGACGAACATCAACCTCCCCTACATCACCACCGACGCCTCGGGCCCGAAGTTCCTGGACATGGACCTCTCGCGGGCAAAGTTCGAGCAGCTCGTCGGCGACCTGGTCGAGAAGACCGTCGAACCGGTGAAACAGGCGCTCTCAGACGCCAACATGACCGCAAAAGACATCAACCATGTCCTCCTGGTCGGCGGTTCGACCCGCGTCCCCCTGGTCGTCGAGACGGTGAAGAAGATCCTGGGCAAGGACCCGGACAAGGGGATCAACCCGGACGAGTGCGTGGCCCTCGGCGCCGCCATCCAGGGCGGTGTGCTCACCGGCGAGACCAAGGACGTCCTCCTGCTCGACGTCACGCCCCTCTCCCTGGGCATCGAGACCCTGGGCGGCATCGACACCAAGCTGATCGAGCGCAACACCACCATCCCCACCAAGAAGAGCCAGATCTTCTCGACGGCCGCAGACGGTCAGACGAGCGTCGAGATCCATGTGATGCAGGGCGAACGCGCCCTGGCAAAGGACAACTTCACCCTCGGGCGCTTCCAGCTCACCGGCATCCCGCCGGCGCCCCGCGGCATCCCGCAGATCGAGGTCACCTTCGATATCGACGCCAACGGCATCGTCCATGTCTCGGCCAAGGACCTCGGGACCGGCAACGAGCAGACGATCACGATCAAGGGCGGCAAGGGCCTCTCCGAGGACGAGATCAGCCGCATGGTCAACGACTCCCAGCAGTTCGAGGAGGAGGACAAGAAGAAGCGCGAGGAGATCGAGATCCGCAACACCGCCGATAATGCGGTCTACACCGCCGAAAAGACCCTGAAGGAGAGCGGCGACAAGATCGACGACGCCGACCGCACGAAGATCGAGGAGGCCGCAAACGCCCTCCGCACGGCCCTTGAGGGCGAGGACATCGAGGAGATCAAGAAGAAGATGGAGGACCTCACCGAGGCCGTCTTCGCCGTCACCTCAAAGCTCTATGAAGAGGCCCAGAAGGCCCAGGCCGAAGCGGGCGCCTCAGCAGGCGGCCAGAAACAGGATGACGATGTTGTCGATGCAGACTTCAATGTCAAGGACGACAAGAAGAGTGAGTGATTCGGGATGAGTGCGGGAAGCTACTATGATGTCCTCGGTGTCTCCAGGGACGCCGGCGAAGGGGAGATCAAGAAGGCGTACCGCAACCTTGCACGCAAGTACCACCCAGATGTCTGCAAGGAAGAGGGCGCAGAGGACCGGTTCAAGGAGATCAACGAGGCCTATTCGGTCCTCTCCGATCCCCAGAAACGGGCCCAGTACGACAATATCGGGCATGACGCCTTCACCAACGCCTCAAAGGGGTCGTATTCGGGCGGCAGCGGATTCGGAGGTTTCCAGTCCGATTTCTCGGGTTTCGGAGACATCTTCGACACCTTCTTCGGCGGCGGGGGACCGCGCGGCCCGCGGCCGGGCGCCGACCTCCTCCTCCGCCTCTCGGTCTCGCTGAAGGATGCGGTCTTCGGGACCGATCGGGAGGTGGAGGTCTTCCACACCGAGTCGTGCCCGGACTGCGACGGCACCGGCAGCACCAATAAGAAGGTGCACACCTGCCCGAAGTGCGGCGGAAGCGGTCAGATCAGGCAGGTGAGCCAGTCGCTCTTCGGGCAGTTCGTCAGGATGTCGCCCTGTCCGGAGTGCGGCGGCCGCGGCAAGACCCCTGAACAGCCCTGCCGCACCTGCAACGGGAGCGGGCATGCACGGGTGAAGCGGAAGGTGAGCATCCATGTTCCGGCAGGCGCCTATACGGGCCTGCGCCTCCGCATGGAGGGCTATGGCGAGGCCGGCGACTATGGCGCCCCGGTCGGAGACCTCTATGTGGAGATCCTGGTCGAGGAGAACCCGAGATTCAGCCGGAGCGGGGACAGCCTCGAGACCGCGGTGGAGATCACCCCCGCCCAGGCGGCGGTGGGGTCGACGGCCGAGATCAGGACGATCGACGACCGCACGGTGGAGCTGAAGATCCCGGCCGGCATCCAGCACAACACCGCCCTCCGCATCCCGGGCGAGGGTGTGAGACGGCGCGGGAAGCCCGGCGACCTGCTGGTCAGGGTCAGGATCGTCGTTCCAAAGAGCCTTTCAGACGAGGAGAAGGAACTCTACGAGCGTCTCCTCGAGATCGAGAAAAAGAAAGGGCCCGGGAAGAAAGGCTTTTTCAAGGACTTTGTGGACAAGGTGATGGGGCAGGAGGAGTGAACCCCTCCCCCTCCATCAGGTCACGCTGCAGGGCGAGTGCCGCCGCAAGGTCTGCCAGATAGACCTGAGTGTTCAGGCTTCCGTCCGGGAACCTCGACGTGGGGTCCCGGCATGCATCGATCGTCCGCTCATCGGGGACCAGCGTCACCGGGATGCCAGTCCGCTCAGACGCCGCCGCCATCGCCTGCCTGAACTCGCCAAGGCAGTAGGCGACACGATACCGATACACGTCCCGTGTTTTCTCCAGATACGCCGCCACCCGCGCCGTCTCGATGCGCAGAAACGAACGGTGGACCGCCGGGTCCGGGCACCGCCCGAGCATATAGCGGTAGGTGGCATAGGGATACATCCGCTCCAGTTCTCGAGGGACGACGCCGCAGGTGCCAAAGACCACGCGGTGGACGCTCGAGGGCGGGAGGACGGCATCGATCACGCCGTCGAACCGCCGATGACTTGGACTGTCCGAGTAGGGTTTGTGGACCGAACAGGGCAGAAAAAGGGCAATTCTGCGGTTCGGCACCCGGTAATGGTCGATGACGAACCGATACGCCTCCTCAAACTCTGGCCTGAAAAAAGGAGGGACCGTATCCATCTGTCGCCCCTCAGAAAGAGAAGATATCGTTGTTTTTCCCGGAACTCTCACGTCACTATATATCTGATCGTCACCTATTAATGGGTAGCCATGAAACTGCTCTTTGAGGTTTCCGGGGAGCATCCAGACCTCCCGTTCGCAGAGATCGAATGTGTCGGCCGGATCATCGACCGGCGCGAACGGGTCGGTGTGGCAGAATGCCCGGACCCTGCGGCAACAACCCGTCTCGCACTCACCCATACCGTCATGGAATATCTCGGCGAGTGCGAACCGACCGCTGCAGGGATCTCGGCGCTCCTCAGAAACCTCTCGATCACCACAGACCGCCCCTTCGCGGCGCGGGTGAAGGTGATCCCCGGACCGTTGGCGCGTCCGTCGCAGCTCGACCTCGAACGGTTGATTGGCGGACTCATCTCCGGTCCGGTCAACCTCAGGTCGCCCGAGATCGTCTACCGGGCGATCCTCTCAGAGGACCGATGTTACCTTGGACGTGTGATGTATGCCGACCTTCGCGGCCCATATGAAAACAGAAGGCCAATAACACGCCCGTATTTCCATCCCGGCGTAATGATGCCGCGGATGGCCAGGGCGATGCTGAACCTCTCGGGCGTCATGCCCGGGGAGGTGCTCTGCGATCCCTTCTGCGGCACCGGCGGAATGCTGGAAGAAGCAGGATGGATCGGCGTCCGGGCGATCGGAAGCGATTTCGACCGGGAAATGATCCGGGGCTCCCGCCTCAACGTTCCCGCTGCCGACCTGATGCTTGCCGATGCCACCGCCCTGCCGCTCAGGGACAGGAGCGTGGAGGCGGTGGTGACCGATCTCCCGTACGGCCAGTCGGTCTGCATCCGGGCAGACACGCTCACCCGCCTCTATGAAGGGGCCATGGTGGAAATGGACCGAATATTAAAGGAAGGACGGCGTGCCGTCGTGATCACCCACCTCGATATCAGGGAGATTGCACGGCACCACTTCACCATCCTCCAGTTTCATGAACAGCGGGTTCATAAAAGCCTCACCAGGCGGATCCTTGTGCTGGAGAAGAAAAAACCCGTCACAGGATGATTGGACCGGCCAATCATCATATAAGAAACAGGACAGAAAAATGGCGTTGAACAACGGCGTGGAGATGATAGAGTGGATGCGCACGAATTTAGTCACCGTGAAGCCCACGCGCAACCTATCCCTCAAGGCGACCCGTCATCTCCGCAAATCCGAGAAGAAATACCTTTTTTCCGAAGATATTTCATTGATGCGCACCGCCGAGGGGCGGTGGTACGAGGGTCTCATCTATGAGATGCTCCTCGAAGTGGTCAAAGAATGCGATCTCATTAAGGGGATCATCAGAAAAGGAGCGGACGCCCCCTATGTGAGGCAGAAGATCACGCAGAACCAGAACGGGATGTTCTATTCAAATTACGGGGACATCAAGGTGCGGGGGAACGGTCAGGACCTGGCCGAAGTGGACCTGATGTTTGTGGACCGGCAGAACACCGTGGGTTTTGGCGAGATCGTCACTTCACCCTCAGATCTCAAGGAGTTCGAGGCGGAGATCATCTTCAAGAAGCGCCTGATCGGTTACCTCTTCGGCCAGCCGATCGTCCCCTTCGTGCTCATATCGTCGGTGGACATCTCGCGCAACTCGGTCGTCCAGCGCCTGATGAAGGAGCCCGATTCGGTGCTGATCATCACCGCCTCCTGCGAGCAGATAAAAAGGGCGCTCAATCCGCGTGAGATCAGATATCGCCCCAGAAAACCGATCGCTCACCCGAAACTCCTCCATCTCGAGGACGTCCACACCAAACGCCCCTTTGATTATCGGGCCCTCCACGACGAGCGCAAACAACGGATGCTCGACCTGATGGGAAACGGTGTTCCGTCGGATGCCCTGACCGATCCCGATGAGGTCCCGCCGATTGTCAAGAAGGTGGTCTTCGGTGCCCTCTACCCGCCGTCGATCCGCCTTCTCTGCAGCAGGACCGAGATCACCATCAAGGGAGAGAGCCTCACCTATGAGAGCATCATGAAAGATTTTTCAAAGGTGATCGTGGCCGTAAACCTGCCAGAACTCAAACCGATCCTCTATTTCAGGTCACGCAAGAAGAAGGAGTACTTCAAGATGGTGCCCTCAAAGAGCGGCGGTTTCAAGTATGAAAGCCGCCGGACCCCCCATATGGCCGGTTTTTTCCTCTGGCTCGAGAGCACGAAACCGTCGCTCGGGGCACAGATGACCCGTACACTGCTGAAATATTTTATTGCAGGCAACGGCACGACCGAGAATAAGACGAAACAGAAGAGTAGAAGGAGTCCCAGAAGGGGCAGGAACAAAACATCGAGCCCGAAAACCTCACCCGAAATGCCCTCTGGCGGCCAATAATGATATGGGGGGATCCCCCGTCGCCGTCGAAGGGGAAAGGTCTCAAAATCCCTGTTCACCTATACGACCGGCGTCTCGCCGAAGAGTTTCAGGGATTTCGGTGCAAATTTTTTGATCTCGTCGTAGAAATATCGCACATAGGCCGGATCAGAGTCGTCGATCGCCGCCTGCAACGTCCGCCTCAACCACTCCGGAAATGCCCCGCCCTCCTCCAGGGCGTTCATGATCACAACAACGGCCTCATCGACATCCTGATTGCTTGTCCAACGGTATGGCATGATTGATCTCCCTCCCGCACGGGCACTCTCGGGGAGATCGCATATATAGATTTGGGTCCTCCCGCCGCACCTCGAAAGACTTTAATAGAGCATCACCAATCACCATCCATGACCTGCTGGATTGCGGTGATTGGTGCTGAAAAATGGGGCACCTTCAGGGAAAAACAGATGCTGGCCTTTGCCGAGCGTCACAGGGATACCGTCAGCAAGACCGAGATCGGTGATACCGTGTTCTTCCTGGATGAGGATCCGGAGCGTTCCCTTCTCGGGGCAGCAGAGGTCGCATCCGATCCCTATATGAACCGCATCCCCCTCTTCGAAAACGAAAACGAGGTCTATCCATTACGAATAAAGATCCGGCCAATCACCGCCATGGACGTCCGGACGCCGCTCCCAATCGAGATCCGTAGCCGCATGCCCGACAGTGGCGTGCCGATCCATGCGATCATCGAAGACGAGATCGAGCAGATCTTTCTCGACCGTCTCGGGGCGCCCTAGACCGGGCGGCAGATCCAGCACCTCCTCCAGCGGACACCTTAAATTCGCTGACAGACCATACCTATACGGATCGATCCCCATGGCAGAGCACAACATGGAGAACTATGAAGAGACCTGTGCGTCCTTTTCTATCGACGTCCCCGAACACTATAACTTCGGGTTCGACGTCATCGACGCATGGGCAAAAAAAGACCGCAACCGCCTCGCCATGATCTGGGCAGACCAGAATGGCAACGAGAAGAAGTTCACCTTCAGGGACCTGATGAACCTCTCCAACCAGGCGGCAAATATTCTCCTGAAATACGGCATCGGCAAGGGAGACCGTGTACTCCTTCTCCTCCCCAGGATCCCGGAATGGTGGATCTTTGTGATCGCCCTCATCAAACTCGGCGCCGTATACTGTCCCTGCCCCACCCTCCTCACCCCCAAGGACCTCAAATACCGGATCAAGGTGGGACGGTTCAAGATGGTCATCACCGACCTGGAGAACTCCTGGAAGGTCGATGAGATCTGTCAGGAATGTCCGTCACTGCAGGTGCGGTTCCTGGCGGACGGCGAACTCGAGGGATGGGCAAACTTCCCGTACGAACTGATGTATCCTGCACCGGTCTCCCATCGCACCGTCTCGATGCCGGTGGCAAAGAAGACCAGGTCCACCGATCCGATGCTCATCTACTTCACCTCGGGCACGACCGGCGAACCGAAGATGGTGCTTCACAACAACGCCCACCCGCTCGGGCACATCATCACGGCGAAATACTGGCACGATCTCAACGAGCACGACCTCCACCTCACCCTCTCCGACACCGGGTGGGCGAAGTGCGGCTGGGGCAAGATCTTCGGGCAGTGGATCTGCGGCGCCGCCATCTTCGTCTATGACATCAGGGGCAAGTTCTCGGCCACCGAGGTCCTCCCCCTCCTGGAGAAATACGAGGTGACCACCTTCTGCGCCCCGCCGACCATCTACCGGATGCTCATTCTGGCCGACCTGAAGAAATACGACCTCCGAGAACTGCGCCACTGCACCAGCGCCGGCGAACCCCTCAACCCCGAGGTGATCCGCATCTGGCAGGAAGGCACCGGCCTCACCATCAGGGAAGGCTACGGCCAGACCGAGACGGTCTGCGCCATCGCCTCGTTCCCCTGCATGGAACCGAAATACGGGTCGATGGGCAAACCCTCGCCGGGCTGGCATGTGGAGATCCTCAACGACGAGGGGAAGGCCTGCGAGGCCTTTGAGGAGGGGAGGATCGCTGTCTTCCTCGATCCGCGTCCCGTCGGTCTCGTCGTCGAATACCTCGACAACAAGGAGGCAAACGCCGAGTCGTTCCATGACGGCTGGTACTTCACCGGCGACCGCGCCTACCGCGACGATGACGGGTATTACTGGTTTGTCGGGCGGGACGACGACGTGATCAAGAGTTCGGGCTACCGGATCGGACCCTTTGAGGTGGAATCGGCCCTGATGGAGCACCCGGCCGTACAGGAGTGCGCCGTCGTCGGATCACCCGACCTGATCCGCGGGCTGATCGTCAAGGCCTTCGTGGTCCTCAACGCCGGTTTCGAACCCTCCGAACTCCTCGTCAAGGACCTCCAGAAACACGTGAAGCGGACCACCGCCCCCTACAAATACCCTCGAACCATCGAATTCGTTGACGACCTCCCCAAGACGATGTCGGGAAAAATTAAACGCAAAGAACTGAAGATGATGGAGATGCAGCGGTTCGAGAGCGAAAACGGACCCGAGACCGGGCATCGGCCCACCTGAATCTCCTTTCTGTTCCGGTCACACACCCTTTTTTATTGCCAGCGCTCCATGTAGTACCGCTATGCAGGACGCCGAGCATACACCCAACGCCTACGAGGACCTCTGCGCCTCCTTTGTTCAGGAGGTGCCCGAGTCGTTTAACTTCGGCTTCGACGTCGTCGACATGTGGGCAAAAAAGGACCGCAATCGCCTGGCGATGATCTGGACAGACCAGGAGGGGCATGAAAAGTTCTACACCTTCCGCCACCTGATGAACCTCTCCAACCAGGCGGCAAACATGCTCCTCAAATACGGGATTAAAAAAGGTGACCGGATCATCATTATGCTCCACCGGATTCCCGAATGGTGGATCGTCTCGCTTGCGGCCATTAAGCTCGGCGCCGTCTTCTGCCCGACGCCCACCATGCTCACCCCCAAGGACCTGGAGTACCGGGTGAACACCGGCAAGATAAAAATGGTCGTCACCGATATGGAGAACGCCTGGAAGGTCGACGAGATCTGCTCCAAATGCCCGAGTCTGGTCTCGCGCTTTGTGGTCGACGGCGACCTCCCCGGATGGATCAGTTACCCGGTCGAGCTGGACTACCCGGCACCGGTGTCGTCGCAGCTGATCAAACTCCCCGGAATGAAGAAGACCCGTTCGAGCGATCCGATGCTCATCTTCTTCTCGTCCGGCACCACCGGCGAACCGAAGATGGTGCTCCACAACCAGGCCTATCCGATCGGGCATATCATCACCGGTCGGTTCTGGCTCGATCTCAATCAGAACGATCTCCACTTCACTCTGGCCGACACCGGATGGGGAAAGGCCGCATGGGGGAAGTTCTTCGGGCCCTGGATGCAGGGGGCATGCACCCTCGTCTATGACATCAGGGGCAAGTTCAAGGCCACCGAACTCCTGCCGGTGCTGGAGCGCTATGAGGTGACGAGTTTCTGCGCCCCCCCCACGGTCTACCGGATGCTCATCCTTGCAGACCTCGAGAAGTTCGATTTCTCCCAGCTCCGGCATTGCGTGAGTGCGGGCGAACCCCTCAACCCCGAGGTGATCCGGGCCTGGAAGGAGGGGACCGGGCTGACGATCTACGAGGGATATGGCCAGACCGAGACAGTGCTCTGCATCGGCACCTTCCCGGGGATGGAGCCGAAGTTCGGGTCCATGGGTCGACCGGCACCCGGGTGGCGGATTGAACTCCACAACGACGACGGCGGTCCGGCGGCGCCCGGTGAAGAGGGCCGGATCGCCATCTGGGCGGACCCGAAGCCGGCCGGCATGTTCATGTCCTATATCGACAATCCAACGGCCAACGACGAGGCCTTCTGCGGGAGCTGGTACTATACCGGCGACAAGGCCTATATGGACGACGACGGCTATTTCTGGTTTGTCGGCCGTGCGGACGACGTGATCAAGAGTTCCGGATACCGGATCGGGCCCTTCGAGGTGGAGTCGGCCCTGATGGAGCACCCGGCCGTACAGGAATGCGCCGTCGTCGGATCGCCGGACGTGATCCGCGGCATGATCGTCAAGGCGTTTGTGGTGCTTGCACCCGGTTATGAGCCCTCGGACATACTCATCAAGGATATCCAGAAATATGTGAAGGCGACGACCGCCCCGTACAAGTATCCGCGGGCGATCGAGTTTGTGGACGAACTGCCAAAGACGATCTCCGGCAAGATCCGGAGAAATGTGCTCCGCGACCTCGAGATGGAGCGCTTCAACAGCGCTGCCCAGGAAGACTAAATACTCCCTATTTTCTCTCTCCGTTCTGGTTGATCAGGTGTATGAGGGAGGAAAAACCCTCCATTTCCATCATGAGCACCTCTTCACGCCGCATCCCCATCGAGGTCTCGGCGTCGGCGGTGAGGGTCTCGGGCCCGCGCAGCACTCTCCGTGCGGTCCCGTCCATG
This genomic interval from Methanofollis fontis contains the following:
- the dnaJ gene encoding molecular chaperone DnaJ; the encoded protein is MSAGSYYDVLGVSRDAGEGEIKKAYRNLARKYHPDVCKEEGAEDRFKEINEAYSVLSDPQKRAQYDNIGHDAFTNASKGSYSGGSGFGGFQSDFSGFGDIFDTFFGGGGPRGPRPGADLLLRLSVSLKDAVFGTDREVEVFHTESCPDCDGTGSTNKKVHTCPKCGGSGQIRQVSQSLFGQFVRMSPCPECGGRGKTPEQPCRTCNGSGHARVKRKVSIHVPAGAYTGLRLRMEGYGEAGDYGAPVGDLYVEILVEENPRFSRSGDSLETAVEITPAQAAVGSTAEIRTIDDRTVELKIPAGIQHNTALRIPGEGVRRRGKPGDLLVRVRIVVPKSLSDEEKELYERLLEIEKKKGPGKKGFFKDFVDKVMGQEE
- a CDS encoding nucleotide exchange factor GrpE — translated: MTAEEEKVVPGHEPASDQPGPDQDVPQDTVDNLKKENEDLKMANADLNERYLRLAADFENFRKRTDRQIAEIREFALQAFAADLLEVADNFERALQADDASLREGLESIQKQFIGILERNGITPLDCLDCEFNPEEHEAMVCVPSDKPEGTVVEEFIRGYCMHDRVIRHAKVAVSKNKEQEE
- a CDS encoding DUF5591 domain-containing protein; the encoded protein is MDTVPPFFRPEFEEAYRFVIDHYRVPNRRIALFLPCSVHKPYSDSPSHRRFDGVIDAVLPPSSVHRVVFGTCGVVPRELERMYPYATYRYMLGRCPDPAVHRSFLRIETARVAAYLEKTRDVYRYRVAYCLGEFRQAMAAASERTGIPVTLVPDERTIDACRDPTSRFPDGSLNTQVYLADLAAALALQRDLMEGEGFTPPAPSPCPQSP
- a CDS encoding phosphoadenosine phosphosulfate reductase domain-containing protein, which translates into the protein MREPAVKKTLYWCSRCNLPLVGRTCRCGATGAQITLQKPYDVRPALAHDMEVLRSLLMERYGTDRLPQIVLFNKIGGVDRTENIIANGVLFGRLAYNPPTASYSLDLTLDALTTLLPSITRGIVEIDAPDDRRRIGGKKLAVSTDLSDGPVVVRMGDLHGTGTLRDGAVRVRQVGAVTPRTLPDPPWGEAIRVNVPALKNMERTAVRFIRQHMHDRPRANISFSGGKDSTVVWELARRAGIKEAYFVNTGMEFPETVEFVKECGIETHLRAGDFWHDVKKYGLPRKDDRWCCERLKLTPVKEWCEREGACVTVQGNRWYESFVRSTLPPVVENPFNPLQLNISPIRNWRALEVFLYIWWRKVPCNPLYEMGFERVGCWNCPAMLGSEEARTREIHPDLAARWEHYLGEWARKERVSDRFIELGLWRWKELPPKMRELAAQEGISIPKKRRSG
- a CDS encoding EVE domain-containing protein, which gives rise to MTCWIAVIGAEKWGTFREKQMLAFAERHRDTVSKTEIGDTVFFLDEDPERSLLGAAEVASDPYMNRIPLFENENEVYPLRIKIRPITAMDVRTPLPIEIRSRMPDSGVPIHAIIEDEIEQIFLDRLGAP
- a CDS encoding AMP-binding protein, yielding MAEHNMENYEETCASFSIDVPEHYNFGFDVIDAWAKKDRNRLAMIWADQNGNEKKFTFRDLMNLSNQAANILLKYGIGKGDRVLLLLPRIPEWWIFVIALIKLGAVYCPCPTLLTPKDLKYRIKVGRFKMVITDLENSWKVDEICQECPSLQVRFLADGELEGWANFPYELMYPAPVSHRTVSMPVAKKTRSTDPMLIYFTSGTTGEPKMVLHNNAHPLGHIITAKYWHDLNEHDLHLTLSDTGWAKCGWGKIFGQWICGAAIFVYDIRGKFSATEVLPLLEKYEVTTFCAPPTIYRMLILADLKKYDLRELRHCTSAGEPLNPEVIRIWQEGTGLTIREGYGQTETVCAIASFPCMEPKYGSMGKPSPGWHVEILNDEGKACEAFEEGRIAVFLDPRPVGLVVEYLDNKEANAESFHDGWYFTGDRAYRDDDGYYWFVGRDDDVIKSSGYRIGPFEVESALMEHPAVQECAVVGSPDLIRGLIVKAFVVLNAGFEPSELLVKDLQKHVKRTTAPYKYPRTIEFVDDLPKTMSGKIKRKELKMMEMQRFESENGPETGHRPT
- a CDS encoding methyltransferase domain-containing protein; translation: MKLLFEVSGEHPDLPFAEIECVGRIIDRRERVGVAECPDPAATTRLALTHTVMEYLGECEPTAAGISALLRNLSITTDRPFAARVKVIPGPLARPSQLDLERLIGGLISGPVNLRSPEIVYRAILSEDRCYLGRVMYADLRGPYENRRPITRPYFHPGVMMPRMARAMLNLSGVMPGEVLCDPFCGTGGMLEEAGWIGVRAIGSDFDREMIRGSRLNVPAADLMLADATALPLRDRSVEAVVTDLPYGQSVCIRADTLTRLYEGAMVEMDRILKEGRRAVVITHLDIREIARHHFTILQFHEQRVHKSLTRRILVLEKKKPVTG
- the dnaK gene encoding molecular chaperone DnaK, coding for MASQKVLGIDLGTTNSCMAIIEGGKSTVIANAEGGRTTPSIVAFSKDGERLVGNVAKRQAITNPKRTIISIKRKMGTSETVDIDDKKYSPQEISAMILQKMKLDAEAYLGEKIEKAVITVPAYFNDAQRQATKDAGKIAGLEVMRIINEPTASALAYGIDKEEAATVLVYDLGGGTFDVSILELGDGVFEVKSTAGNNHLGGDDFDQRVMDWIVAEFKAKEGIDLAKDPMAMQRIRDAAENAKKELSTTQKTNINLPYITTDASGPKFLDMDLSRAKFEQLVGDLVEKTVEPVKQALSDANMTAKDINHVLLVGGSTRVPLVVETVKKILGKDPDKGINPDECVALGAAIQGGVLTGETKDVLLLDVTPLSLGIETLGGIDTKLIERNTTIPTKKSQIFSTAADGQTSVEIHVMQGERALAKDNFTLGRFQLTGIPPAPRGIPQIEVTFDIDANGIVHVSAKDLGTGNEQTITIKGGKGLSEDEISRMVNDSQQFEEEDKKKREEIEIRNTADNAVYTAEKTLKESGDKIDDADRTKIEEAANALRTALEGEDIEEIKKKMEDLTEAVFAVTSKLYEEAQKAQAEAGASAGGQKQDDDVVDADFNVKDDKKSE